Proteins encoded by one window of Castor canadensis chromosome 2, mCasCan1.hap1v2, whole genome shotgun sequence:
- the LOC141410395 gene encoding olfactory receptor 8C8-like — protein sequence MEQMALENVSSVTEFILMGLTDQPELQLPLFFLFLVNYIVTVMGNLSLLNLIFLNPHLHTPMYFFLFNLSCIDFCYSFVFTPKMLMSFVSEKNIISFTGCMTQLFFFCLFVNSESYVLTAMAYDRYVAICQPLQYTVIMSPRTCSLLMASSYLMGLAGAMAHTGCMLRLIFCDSNTINHYMCDIFPLLQLSCSSTYVNELVSYIVVGTVVILSSLIILISYALILFNVIHMSSGKGWSKAMSTCGSHIITVGLFYGFGLLAYVKPKSAESVSQGKFFSVFYTLVVPMLNPLSYSLRNKDIKLALKKTWKRITS from the coding sequence ATGGAGCAAATGGCTTTGGAAAATGTTTCTTCAGTGACAGAGTTTATTCTTATGGGATTAACAGACCAACCTGAGCTCCAACTGCCcctctttttcctatttttagtcAACTACATAGTCACTGTAATGGGAAATTTGAGCTTATTGAATCTTATTTTCCTAAACCCACACCTTCATACaccaatgtacttttttctcttcaATCTGTCCTGCATTGATTTCTGTTATTCATTTGTCTTTACCCCCAAAATGCTGATGAGCTTTGTTTCAGAGAAGAACATCATCTCTTTCACTGGATGCATGACACagctgtttttcttctgtttatttgtcAACTCTGAGTCCTATGTTCTGACAGCcatggcctatgatcgctatgtAGCCATCTGTCAGCCCCTGCAGTACACAGTCATCATGTCCCCTAGGACCTGTTCTCTGCTGATGGCCAGTTCATACTTGATGGGGCTTGCTGGTGCCATGGCCCATACAGGTTGTATGCTAAGGCTGATCTTTTGTGATTCCAACACCATCAACCACTACATGTGTGACATCTTCCCCCTCCTCCAGCTCTCCTGTAGCAGCACCTACGTCAACGAGCTTGTGAGTTACATAGTTGTAGGTACAGTTGTCATTTTATCTAGCCTCATTATCTTAATCTCATATGCATTGATTCTTTTTAATGTCATTCATATGTCATCTGGTAAGGGTTGGTCCAAAGCCATGAGCACCTGTGGTTCTCACATAATAACTGTTGGCCTCTTCTATGGATTTGGATTACTTGCTTATGTCAAACCTAAATCTGCTGAGTCTGTGAGCCAGGGGAaattcttttcagtattttatactCTTGTGGTGCCCATGCTAAATCCCCTCAGTTATAGCCTCAGAAATAAGGACATCAAACTTGCTCTGAAGAAAACCTGGAAGAGAATCACAAGCTGA